One segment of Castanea sativa cultivar Marrone di Chiusa Pesio chromosome 3, ASM4071231v1 DNA contains the following:
- the LOC142628708 gene encoding uncharacterized protein LOC142628708: MVGLRNQETGQDARPRGNPLPPPLGVIEVIHAAPRGTLVPRIRDVLAVALAGSCTDERPPKKRLRYTRETIAFDDDDLEGTIQPHDDALVVMTWINDFTMKRVMIDQGSGADVMYPDLFRGLRLKKEDLSKYDTPLVGFDGQVVIPEGQITLLVNMKGKEVMAAFIVVASFSLYTEILGRPWIHAMGVSPYEVPGIDPEFIVHKLNMDPLYPPKKQRPRRSAMEHVEVVRQEVRRLKEVGAMKETFFPEWLANTVVVKKNGKWKVCVDFIELNQACPKDPFLMLKIDQLVDATYGHPRISFLDAF; encoded by the exons GGAGACAGGGCAGGATGCACGGCCACGAGGGAATCCTCTTCCCCCTCCGCTGGGAGTGATAGAAGTCATCCATGCAGCCCCTAGGGGCACGTTGGTTCCCAGGATAAGGGATGTGTTAGCTGTGGCGCTCGCAGGAAGCTGCACGGATGAGCGACCCCCTAAAAAGAGGCTGAGATACACTCGGGAAACTATAGCCTTCGATGACGATGATCTAGAGGGCACGATTCAACCACATGATGACGCTTTAGTGGTTATGACTTGGATAAATGATTTCACAATGAAAAGagtgatgatagatcaagggAGCGGTGCCGATGTGATGTATCCCGACCTTTTCAGGGGGCTTAGACTAAAGAAGGAAGATCTCTCCAAGTATGATACACCCCTGGTAGGGTTTGATGGCCAGGTGGTAATCCCAGAAGGGCAGATTACCCTTCTTGTAAATATGAAAGGTAAGGAAGTGATGGCAGCCTTTATAGTGGTCGCATCATTTTCTCTATACACGGAGATCCTCGGTAGGCCATGGATTCACGCAATGGGAGTG AGCCCATACGAAGTGCCTGGGATTGACCCTGAGTTTATAGTTCACAAACTCAACATGGACCCTCTGTACCCTCCTAAGAAGCAGAGACCCAGGAGATCAGCTATGGAGCATGTCGAAGTCGTCAGACAAGAAGTTAGGAGGTTAAAGGAAGTCGGGGCTATGAAGGAGACATTTTTCCCAGAATGGCTTGCAAACACTgtggtagtgaagaagaatGGCAAGTGGAAGGTTTGTGTTGACTTTATTGAATTAAACCAAGCATGCCCGAAAGATCCATTTCTCATGTTGAAGATTGATCAGCTGGTAGATGCCACTTACGGGCACCCAAGGATAAGCTTTCTAGACGCTTTCTAG